The Fluviicola sp. genome contains a region encoding:
- a CDS encoding peptidylprolyl isomerase, whose protein sequence is MAIIGRIRNMRYLLVGITGLALLTFILTGLFDKIGSSVDRGTLGTIDGNEVDTAVYYSKLRQFEMSDRQQFQQQQKEYTDRDQEQSADKAWSAAVDEIILKGEYEALGLAVSEKEFTSFLYGEEGFTLLPEIQQAFTDPATGQFNASQLEKYIQDQEKSTDPNAIEGWKRTKEAIRTQRMQEKYFQYLGQGAYVTKLEAKNEYLAKNESKSVSFVMGAYRDITDDQMKISDKEVRAFYEKNKEKPKYQVMAGRDVKYFDVTIVPSKSDSNAFNKEMTAIKKAFAASTNDSLFILEKSELPRMYASGHMMTFRPEGDPKARQGMTYPAAMDTVFKTATVGQIVGPYNDNGTTRIAKVMDFNSNVMKVRHILISAQKGDTKKIASAKKLADSLVKVVNASNFEEFVKKYSEDPGSKDKGGVYEDFMDYEMVTPFSDFAKSKPVGTIGVVQTDFGFHIMEVLDRKSDARFPVLAVVQKTLLPTEQTKMDLKDKAYNLLSKIDRELSKKQDVTDKIILFDTIARREGYYSRPARMFDEAPKVQGFTTKMAAQSILELAYNDEAEVGDLCSAPIQDDNRLIIAIVSSIREKGVPALVDTYERMRTDALNEKKANYILKKMGSVTNLEALAKKLKTEVKQAEVTFASPSIQGGGYEPELVGALFSGKIKDKMSSKASVGQSGVYVFRVNKTVKAPAAKNYDAEKMQMLSQIKGSIANASRQALQKKLNVMDNRALLEAGIIR, encoded by the coding sequence ATGGCAATCATCGGTAGAATCAGAAACATGCGTTACCTGCTTGTAGGTATCACAGGTTTAGCTCTTTTAACTTTTATCCTTACCGGATTATTTGATAAAATCGGCTCTTCAGTTGACAGAGGTACACTAGGTACAATCGACGGAAATGAGGTAGATACAGCAGTTTATTATTCCAAATTGCGTCAGTTTGAAATGTCTGACAGACAGCAGTTCCAGCAACAGCAAAAGGAATATACAGACAGAGACCAGGAGCAATCCGCTGACAAAGCATGGTCTGCTGCCGTAGATGAAATTATCTTAAAAGGCGAATACGAAGCGCTTGGTTTGGCGGTTTCTGAAAAAGAATTCACTTCTTTCCTTTACGGAGAAGAAGGATTTACCTTGTTGCCGGAAATTCAACAGGCATTTACAGATCCTGCTACCGGACAATTCAATGCTTCCCAATTGGAAAAATACATCCAGGACCAGGAGAAATCAACTGACCCGAATGCAATCGAAGGGTGGAAGAGAACGAAAGAAGCGATCCGCACGCAACGTATGCAGGAGAAATACTTCCAGTACCTGGGCCAGGGAGCTTATGTTACGAAATTGGAAGCTAAGAACGAATATTTGGCTAAGAACGAATCGAAGTCTGTTTCTTTTGTAATGGGTGCTTACCGCGATATTACAGATGATCAGATGAAGATTTCTGACAAAGAAGTTCGCGCATTCTACGAGAAAAACAAAGAAAAACCGAAATACCAGGTAATGGCAGGACGTGACGTGAAGTACTTCGATGTAACGATCGTTCCTTCCAAATCGGATTCCAATGCATTCAACAAGGAAATGACTGCGATCAAAAAGGCATTCGCAGCATCTACCAATGATTCCTTGTTTATTTTGGAAAAATCCGAATTGCCGAGAATGTATGCTTCCGGTCACATGATGACTTTCCGTCCGGAAGGAGATCCGAAAGCGCGCCAGGGAATGACTTACCCGGCTGCAATGGATACCGTATTCAAAACAGCGACAGTTGGTCAGATTGTAGGGCCATACAACGATAACGGAACAACCCGCATTGCGAAAGTGATGGATTTCAACTCCAACGTGATGAAAGTACGTCACATTTTGATCAGCGCTCAAAAAGGAGATACCAAGAAAATTGCTTCCGCTAAGAAATTGGCCGACAGTTTGGTGAAAGTGGTAAACGCTTCCAACTTCGAAGAATTCGTGAAAAAATATTCGGAAGATCCGGGATCGAAAGACAAAGGAGGAGTTTACGAAGATTTCATGGATTATGAAATGGTAACGCCATTCTCTGATTTCGCGAAGAGCAAACCGGTTGGAACAATCGGAGTGGTTCAAACGGATTTCGGATTCCACATCATGGAAGTGTTGGACAGAAAAAGCGATGCAAGATTCCCGGTATTGGCAGTTGTTCAAAAAACATTGTTGCCAACGGAACAAACAAAAATGGACCTGAAAGACAAAGCTTACAACTTGCTTTCCAAAATCGACCGTGAGTTGAGCAAGAAGCAGGATGTGACGGATAAAATCATTTTGTTCGATACCATCGCGCGCAGAGAAGGATATTACTCCAGACCGGCACGTATGTTTGACGAAGCTCCGAAAGTACAGGGATTCACTACGAAGATGGCTGCACAATCCATTTTGGAATTGGCTTACAACGACGAAGCAGAAGTAGGTGACTTGTGTTCAGCTCCTATCCAGGACGATAACCGTTTGATCATCGCGATCGTTTCTTCGATCCGTGAAAAAGGAGTTCCTGCATTGGTTGATACTTACGAAAGAATGCGAACAGATGCTTTGAATGAGAAAAAAGCAAACTACATTTTGAAGAAAATGGGATCTGTTACGAACCTGGAAGCATTGGCTAAGAAATTGAAAACAGAAGTAAAACAAGCGGAAGTAACCTTTGCATCTCCAAGTATCCAGGGAGGTGGTTACGAGCCGGAATTGGTCGGAGCATTGTTCTCCGGGAAGATCAAGGATAAAATGTCTTCCAAGGCATCCGTTGGTCAGTCGGGAGTATATGTATTCCGTGTAAACAAAACGGTAAAAGCTCCGGCAGCGAAAAACTACGATGCAGAGAAAATGCAGATGTTGAGCCAGATCAAAGGAAGCATCGCAAATGCATCCCGCCAGGCTTTACAGAAGAAATTGAACGTAATGGATAACCGAGCGCTTTTAGAAGCAGGAATTATCCGTTAA
- a CDS encoding serine hydrolase — MKRTLLKWLKRIGWFVLILFLSVNIFILLSGRFYLYKGIYYTYLQGETSPTIYDLNKFYNATVKAPKKSEPWKFDLVKGEPLGKEDLKYMDTWMTSSFLVVKNNQVIYEHYWDEHHPETVSNSFSAAKTVVSILIGIAHEEGAIKSLDEPVYQYIPEFTGKGKEKITIRHLLAMASGLDWTESGKNPLSENAESYYGWDLRGLVTRQHVERAPGKEFIYQSGNSQLLAFILEKATGKDLAQYASEKLWQPMGAESDAFWSLDKKSGDEKAFCCLYSTTRDFARIGKVLANHGKWNDKQVIPASYFDEMVKNPVMSTEEGVPNTRYGLHIWTYISNGHPVYYCRGIKGQYIIAIPDEQLIVVRTGHKRAPDTDPKILETENTQANREKIGHPSDLFEYIRMGRSIAAANK, encoded by the coding sequence ATGAAACGCACCTTGCTCAAATGGTTAAAACGAATCGGCTGGTTTGTCTTAATCCTCTTTTTATCTGTCAATATTTTCATTCTTCTAAGCGGCCGTTTTTACCTCTACAAAGGCATTTACTACACTTATTTGCAGGGAGAAACTTCGCCCACGATCTACGACCTGAATAAATTCTACAACGCAACGGTAAAAGCTCCGAAAAAAAGCGAACCCTGGAAGTTCGATCTGGTGAAAGGCGAACCACTCGGCAAAGAAGACCTGAAATATATGGATACGTGGATGACCTCTTCGTTCCTGGTCGTGAAAAATAATCAGGTTATTTACGAGCATTATTGGGATGAACACCATCCGGAAACGGTTTCCAATTCCTTTTCTGCCGCAAAAACGGTGGTGAGTATCCTGATCGGAATCGCGCACGAAGAAGGCGCTATCAAAAGCCTCGACGAACCGGTTTATCAATATATTCCGGAGTTTACAGGGAAAGGGAAAGAAAAAATCACCATTCGTCACCTGCTTGCCATGGCCTCGGGACTCGACTGGACGGAAAGCGGGAAGAATCCCTTGTCGGAAAATGCCGAATCTTATTACGGCTGGGATCTGAGAGGATTGGTTACGCGTCAGCATGTGGAACGTGCTCCGGGAAAAGAATTCATCTACCAAAGCGGGAATTCCCAACTGCTTGCTTTTATTCTTGAAAAAGCAACCGGAAAAGACCTGGCACAATATGCTTCCGAGAAATTATGGCAGCCTATGGGCGCCGAATCGGATGCATTCTGGAGTCTGGACAAGAAAAGCGGGGACGAAAAAGCATTCTGCTGTTTGTACAGCACCACCCGCGACTTTGCACGCATCGGGAAAGTATTGGCCAATCATGGAAAATGGAACGACAAACAGGTAATTCCTGCTTCCTATTTTGATGAAATGGTTAAAAACCCGGTCATGTCAACGGAAGAAGGTGTTCCGAATACACGCTACGGATTGCATATCTGGACCTACATCAGTAACGGGCACCCGGTTTATTACTGCCGCGGAATCAAGGGCCAGTACATCATTGCTATCCCGGATGAACAACTCATCGTGGTACGTACCGGGCATAAACGCGCGCCGGATACAGATCCGAAAATCCTGGAAACCGAAAATACACAGGCAAACCGGGAGAAAATCGGCCATCCGTCCGACTTGTTCGAATACATCCGCATGGGAAGAAGCATAGCGGCTGCAAACAAATGA
- a CDS encoding MBOAT family O-acyltransferase has product MESLHRIFSFTHMSADDLAFNRLDFWIFFLAFMVLFSFLHKHQLVRSMFITVASLFLYFKTSGFFVTLLALSVVVNFLLGKWIFRVENKLGRKWIIAFSATFNLFFLGYFKYAHFFTESFNKMFHTDYEIFNQFAQWGNGFFGEGTFETMILMPAGVSFFTFQSISYVVDIYREEIKPVRNFWDYAFYVTYFPHVLMGPIVRARDFIPQIYQKFKLSQPEFSAAVFLIMKGLFKKIVLADFIATHFINAIVDNPETYPGYWSVIAMWGYSLQIYGDFSGYTDIAIGISKLMGFELLPNFNSPYKANSVADFWRRWHKSLGSWLRDYLYIPLGGNKKGTVGTFIAIIVIFVFLIFITGWFELIFVYVGLMSLYGIAILISPKVKTFMYRDLNLLITMILGGLWHGASQNFVIWGAMNGMALVIYNHWKKVSPYEKSSWWIVHFWKILLTFNFITFTRIWFRLKTEGAPTKMLDRIFNHFDYKGETFQTLINTYYPALLIMLLGFFLHWMPQRWKDFMVGAFIKTHYAVQMLIIAIFVVILYQAASNSFQPFVYLEF; this is encoded by the coding sequence ATGGAATCATTGCACCGCATTTTTAGTTTTACGCACATGTCAGCAGATGACCTGGCATTTAACCGGCTGGATTTCTGGATCTTTTTCCTGGCGTTCATGGTGCTGTTCAGCTTTTTGCACAAACACCAGCTGGTGCGAAGCATGTTCATTACGGTGGCAAGTTTATTCCTGTATTTCAAAACTTCCGGCTTTTTTGTAACGCTCCTGGCACTTTCGGTGGTGGTCAATTTCCTGTTGGGAAAATGGATTTTCCGGGTGGAAAACAAACTGGGACGTAAATGGATTATCGCTTTTTCCGCAACTTTCAATTTATTCTTCCTGGGATACTTCAAATATGCCCATTTCTTTACGGAGTCTTTCAACAAGATGTTCCACACCGATTACGAGATCTTCAACCAGTTTGCCCAGTGGGGAAATGGATTTTTCGGGGAAGGAACTTTTGAAACGATGATCTTGATGCCGGCTGGTGTGAGTTTCTTTACGTTCCAGTCGATCAGCTATGTCGTGGACATTTATCGCGAGGAAATCAAGCCGGTGAGAAACTTCTGGGATTACGCGTTTTATGTGACCTACTTCCCACACGTGCTCATGGGACCGATCGTTCGTGCACGCGATTTCATTCCGCAGATCTATCAGAAATTCAAACTGAGCCAACCGGAATTCAGCGCAGCGGTTTTCCTGATCATGAAAGGATTGTTTAAAAAGATCGTACTGGCAGATTTCATTGCAACACACTTTATCAATGCGATTGTAGACAACCCGGAAACTTACCCCGGATATTGGAGCGTGATTGCCATGTGGGGATATTCCCTGCAGATCTATGGCGATTTCTCCGGGTACACGGATATCGCGATCGGGATTTCCAAACTGATGGGCTTCGAATTACTTCCGAACTTCAACTCTCCGTACAAAGCAAACAGTGTTGCGGATTTCTGGAGAAGGTGGCACAAATCACTGGGTTCCTGGCTGCGCGATTACTTATACATTCCGCTTGGAGGAAACAAAAAGGGAACTGTCGGAACGTTCATCGCGATCATTGTCATTTTCGTTTTCCTGATCTTCATTACCGGCTGGTTTGAGCTGATCTTTGTATATGTCGGTTTAATGAGCTTATACGGAATTGCGATCCTGATCAGTCCGAAAGTGAAAACCTTCATGTACCGTGATTTGAACCTGCTAATTACCATGATTCTCGGCGGATTGTGGCACGGAGCTTCGCAAAACTTCGTGATCTGGGGAGCTATGAACGGAATGGCGCTGGTGATTTACAATCACTGGAAAAAGGTTTCGCCTTACGAAAAGAGTTCGTGGTGGATCGTGCATTTTTGGAAGATCCTGCTGACTTTCAACTTCATTACATTTACAAGGATCTGGTTCCGCTTGAAAACAGAAGGAGCTCCGACCAAAATGCTGGACCGTATTTTCAATCATTTCGATTATAAGGGCGAAACTTTCCAGACGCTGATCAATACGTATTATCCGGCATTGCTGATTATGCTGCTTGGATTCTTCCTGCACTGGATGCCTCAGAGATGGAAAGATTTTATGGTGGGAGCGTTCATAAAAACGCATTACGCCGTACAAATGTTAATCATTGCTATTTTCGTAGTGATCTTGTACCAGGCCGCTTCCAATTCCTTCCAACCTTTCGTATATTTGGAGTTCTAA
- a CDS encoding thioredoxin domain-containing protein encodes MEQYTNELIHESSLYLQQHAHNPVNWVPWSKEAFEKAEKEGKLVLVSVGYSACHWCHVMEHECFEDEEVAALMNKHFVCIKVDREERPDVDQVYMTAVQLMTQRGGWPLNCFTIPNGQPIYGGTYFPKEQWMHVLKSLNHTYTAEPAKVLEYARELADGVQQSDLIAVAEPVKPFPENKLWELVRRWQPRMDMVEGGPTIAPKFPLPSNLEFLLHYGAFTKNEEVQKYVNLTLRKMALGGIYDQVGGGFSRYSVDLLWKIPHFEKMLYDNGQLMSVYAQAYTQTQNPEYKRVLDQTLGWLEREMQSEEGGLFAAQDADSEGVEGKYYVWTKEEIEAALGEEASWFWKFYNPGNKGYWEHQQWVLVRNETWEEFCKNNPEIDPAKIRSQLDTLLHIRKKRIAPVTDTKCLTAWNALTLTGLLEAFKATEDHAYLKLGLQIAKWIRKYQATEDFQLFHTRQNGRSFITGFLDDYATTIQAFLTLYQLTADEEDLEFAQQLCKYTLNHFYDEVSGMFYFTADDHDLIARKMEINDNVIPATNSIMANNLLTLSLLTDNLDYEAKSKQMLQNVIDGMEQYGSGYSNWALLLLRFQQEVRLLTIPKTADWNLFRKQSSPFLLVRYTDDAEATVCAAGLCSIPMVHVREVEDYLENLN; translated from the coding sequence ATGGAACAATACACAAATGAACTCATTCACGAAAGTAGTCTTTACCTGCAGCAGCACGCTCACAACCCTGTAAATTGGGTTCCCTGGTCGAAGGAAGCTTTTGAAAAAGCAGAAAAAGAAGGGAAACTGGTACTGGTTTCCGTTGGTTATTCTGCCTGTCACTGGTGCCACGTGATGGAACACGAATGCTTCGAAGATGAAGAAGTGGCTGCATTGATGAACAAGCATTTTGTGTGTATCAAGGTCGACCGGGAAGAACGCCCGGATGTGGACCAGGTTTACATGACTGCAGTGCAATTAATGACACAGCGAGGTGGATGGCCCCTGAATTGTTTCACCATTCCCAACGGACAACCGATTTACGGCGGAACTTATTTTCCGAAGGAACAATGGATGCACGTTTTGAAATCGCTGAACCATACCTATACTGCCGAACCCGCAAAAGTGCTGGAATATGCCAGAGAACTGGCAGACGGTGTGCAGCAATCGGATTTGATTGCAGTAGCCGAACCAGTGAAACCTTTCCCGGAAAATAAGTTGTGGGAACTGGTTCGCAGGTGGCAGCCACGTATGGACATGGTAGAAGGAGGCCCGACGATCGCACCGAAATTTCCGCTTCCGAGCAACCTGGAATTCCTGTTGCACTATGGCGCTTTCACGAAAAATGAAGAAGTTCAGAAATACGTAAACCTGACCTTGCGCAAAATGGCCCTGGGTGGCATTTACGACCAGGTTGGCGGTGGTTTTTCGCGATATTCAGTTGATTTGTTGTGGAAAATCCCGCATTTTGAAAAGATGCTTTACGACAACGGACAGTTGATGAGCGTGTATGCACAGGCGTATACGCAAACGCAAAATCCGGAATACAAACGGGTTTTGGACCAGACGCTCGGGTGGCTGGAGCGCGAAATGCAAAGCGAAGAAGGAGGGTTGTTTGCCGCCCAGGACGCCGATTCGGAAGGAGTAGAAGGGAAATACTATGTCTGGACGAAGGAAGAAATTGAAGCAGCATTGGGTGAAGAAGCTTCCTGGTTCTGGAAATTTTACAACCCGGGAAATAAAGGATATTGGGAACACCAGCAATGGGTGCTGGTTAGAAATGAAACCTGGGAAGAGTTTTGTAAAAACAACCCGGAGATCGATCCGGCAAAGATTCGTTCGCAACTCGACACCTTATTGCATATTCGCAAAAAGCGCATTGCGCCGGTTACCGATACCAAATGTTTGACAGCCTGGAATGCTTTGACATTAACAGGTTTACTGGAAGCATTTAAAGCAACGGAAGACCATGCGTACCTGAAACTGGGGTTGCAAATTGCTAAATGGATTCGTAAATACCAGGCGACTGAAGATTTTCAATTATTCCATACGCGTCAAAACGGGCGTTCGTTCATCACCGGATTTTTGGATGATTATGCAACAACCATTCAGGCATTTCTGACGCTTTACCAGCTGACTGCCGACGAAGAAGATCTGGAATTTGCCCAACAATTGTGCAAATACACACTGAACCACTTCTACGATGAGGTTTCGGGGATGTTCTATTTCACGGCCGATGACCACGATCTGATCGCACGGAAAATGGAAATCAATGACAATGTAATTCCGGCAACGAACAGCATCATGGCAAATAATCTGCTCACGCTTTCCCTGCTGACAGACAACCTGGATTACGAAGCAAAATCGAAACAAATGCTTCAAAACGTGATTGATGGCATGGAGCAATACGGTTCCGGGTATTCCAATTGGGCGTTGCTATTGCTGCGTTTCCAGCAGGAAGTGCGTTTACTGACTATTCCAAAAACCGCCGACTGGAATTTGTTCCGGAAACAAAGCTCCCCGTTTTTACTGGTGCGCTATACCGATGATGCAGAAGCAACGGTCTGCGCTGCCGGTTTGTGCTCCATCCCGATGGTGCATGTAAGAGAAGTGGAAGATTATTTGGAGAATTTGAATTGA
- a CDS encoding GDSL-type esterase/lipase family protein — protein MKFSFYTALIIASLIACTGQSQVVTLREKTPLDTYTYPLFHHLDTNLKRQYPFIHFENNCFRFYSPQSANWERLFQDFRNMVTRRNCKLNFYHIGGSHLQADVYTHDIRTYLQTHWPGVPGERGLVFPFDLAHTNNPWNYEFHSKNHWITYRSVNFNRPEGIEFGLMGAVVETADSIVEVRFNYDKTDVKPGFTRLRIYHNKGVFPYELNFGPDEILIVNKFRNETLGYTETVFTDPIDTFNVQFTRLIAGPYHLQLNAFQLSNAFPGVSYTAIGINGAGLYTYLANKDFEEQLKESPPDFFAFSVGTNDANVPYASFNPETYRNNLEAMMLKVLAANPECAILLTVPNDAGYRKKYLNKNVARQREVIIELARKYQCPVWDFYGIMGELGSSRIWKAQGLMRGDLVHFTAPGYHLKGDLFIDAFEKWLQQMENRKYIN, from the coding sequence ATGAAGTTTAGTTTTTACACCGCATTGATTATTGCCTCATTGATTGCCTGTACGGGACAGTCACAGGTGGTAACCCTGCGCGAAAAAACGCCGCTCGACACTTACACTTATCCGCTTTTTCATCACCTGGACACGAACCTGAAACGCCAATATCCCTTTATCCATTTCGAAAACAACTGTTTCCGGTTTTACAGTCCGCAAAGTGCCAATTGGGAGCGCCTTTTCCAGGATTTCAGGAACATGGTTACCCGCAGGAACTGCAAACTGAATTTCTACCACATCGGCGGATCGCATTTGCAGGCAGATGTATACACACACGATATCCGCACTTACTTACAAACGCATTGGCCGGGAGTTCCCGGAGAGCGCGGATTGGTCTTTCCTTTCGACCTGGCACACACCAATAATCCCTGGAATTACGAGTTCCATTCCAAAAATCACTGGATCACCTACCGGAGTGTAAACTTCAATCGCCCGGAAGGAATTGAGTTCGGATTGATGGGAGCCGTGGTTGAAACAGCAGATTCGATTGTGGAAGTCCGGTTTAATTACGACAAAACGGACGTCAAGCCCGGGTTTACGAGATTGCGGATCTATCACAACAAGGGTGTTTTCCCGTATGAGTTGAATTTCGGGCCGGATGAAATCCTGATCGTGAACAAATTCCGCAACGAAACGCTGGGATATACGGAAACGGTCTTTACAGATCCCATAGATACTTTCAATGTTCAGTTCACCCGGTTGATTGCAGGCCCGTATCATTTACAGTTAAATGCCTTTCAGCTGAGCAATGCTTTTCCGGGGGTTTCCTACACCGCCATCGGGATCAACGGTGCCGGATTATACACCTACCTGGCGAATAAAGATTTTGAAGAACAATTGAAAGAATCACCACCGGATTTCTTTGCATTTTCCGTTGGAACGAATGACGCGAATGTTCCTTACGCTTCCTTCAACCCGGAAACCTACAGGAACAACCTGGAAGCCATGATGCTCAAAGTACTGGCGGCAAACCCCGAATGTGCCATTTTGCTCACTGTTCCGAATGATGCCGGTTACCGAAAGAAATACCTCAACAAAAATGTTGCCCGCCAGCGAGAAGTAATCATCGAGTTAGCCCGGAAATACCAGTGTCCCGTTTGGGATTTTTACGGAATTATGGGTGAATTGGGCTCTTCCAGGATTTGGAAAGCTCAGGGGCTGATGCGTGGAGATTTGGTTCACTTTACAGCACCCGGTTACCACCTGAAAGGCGATCTGTTCATAGACGCTTTTGAAAAGTGGCTGCAGCAAATGGAAAACAGAAAATACATCAATTAA
- the lipB gene encoding lipoyl(octanoyl) transferase LipB produces MLPEVHFQDLGLIDYQEAWDYQEKLFGETIALKIERRNETSTEETKNHLLFCEHPHVFTLGKSGTEDHLLLNETGLEEHDAKFYKINRGGDITYHGPGQLVAYPLLDLDYFFTDIHKYMRYLEEAVIQVLAHYGIKGERSQGFTGVWIDPELPTARKICAMGVKSSRWVTMHGIGFNINSNLSYFSHIVPCGIEDKSVTSLQQELGRAVDMQEVKDLLKEKLASQFGFTYAQ; encoded by the coding sequence ATGTTACCAGAGGTTCACTTTCAGGATTTGGGGCTAATTGATTACCAGGAGGCCTGGGATTATCAGGAAAAGCTTTTCGGTGAAACCATTGCTTTGAAAATCGAGCGCAGGAACGAAACCAGCACGGAAGAAACCAAAAATCACCTGTTGTTTTGCGAGCATCCGCATGTGTTTACTTTAGGGAAAAGCGGTACGGAAGACCATTTACTCTTGAACGAAACCGGCCTGGAAGAGCACGACGCCAAATTCTATAAGATCAATCGCGGGGGCGATATTACGTATCACGGACCCGGACAATTGGTGGCTTACCCGCTTTTAGACCTCGATTATTTCTTCACGGATATCCACAAATACATGCGTTACCTGGAAGAAGCCGTTATCCAGGTGCTGGCACATTACGGAATCAAGGGAGAACGTTCACAGGGATTCACCGGCGTTTGGATCGATCCGGAATTGCCTACTGCCCGAAAGATCTGTGCTATGGGCGTTAAATCATCGCGCTGGGTGACCATGCACGGGATCGGTTTCAATATCAATTCCAATCTTTCTTATTTTTCTCACATTGTGCCTTGCGGAATTGAAGATAAATCTGTAACTTCCTTGCAACAGGAACTTGGTAGAGCTGTTGATATGCAGGAAGTAAAAGACCTCTTAAAGGAAAAACTAGCCTCCCAATTCGGATTCACTTACGCACAATAG
- the msrA gene encoding peptide-methionine (S)-S-oxide reductase MsrA, producing the protein MKHLIFSLVVTLVSVSACGQKTKTPEAVKSPKTSSELSKYQVAYFGSGCFWCVEAIYESVKGVAEVESGYSGGHVANPTYEQVCTGTTGHAETVKIYYDSTVISYDDLLKVFYDSHDPTTLNRQGPDAGTQYRSAIFYQTNYERDHAKAYIDELLKEKKFPRITTEVVKYTAFYKAEEYHQNFECRNPNNGYVQAVSQPRLEQFKIKAPEMLKEEKK; encoded by the coding sequence ATGAAACACCTCATTTTTTCCTTAGTTGTTACGCTTGTATCCGTAAGTGCTTGCGGTCAGAAAACAAAAACACCCGAAGCTGTCAAAAGTCCGAAAACAAGCAGCGAATTATCCAAATACCAGGTAGCTTACTTCGGAAGCGGCTGTTTTTGGTGCGTGGAAGCCATTTATGAATCGGTAAAAGGTGTTGCCGAAGTGGAAAGCGGGTATTCCGGAGGACATGTAGCAAACCCAACGTATGAGCAAGTGTGTACCGGCACAACCGGACATGCGGAAACCGTGAAAATCTATTACGATTCTACCGTTATTTCCTACGATGATTTATTGAAAGTCTTTTATGATTCCCACGATCCTACCACTTTGAACCGCCAGGGCCCGGATGCGGGAACACAATACCGCTCGGCTATTTTCTATCAAACCAATTATGAGCGCGATCATGCAAAAGCTTATATTGATGAATTACTGAAAGAGAAGAAATTCCCTAGAATCACAACAGAAGTAGTGAAATACACCGCCTTCTACAAAGCGGAGGAATACCATCAGAATTTTGAGTGCCGCAACCCGAATAACGGGTATGTTCAAGCTGTTTCACAGCCGAGACTGGAGCAGTTCAAGATCAAGGCCCCGGAAATGTTGAAAGAAGAAAAAAAATAA